The following proteins are co-located in the Diaphorobacter sp. HDW4B genome:
- a CDS encoding DedA family protein translates to MEIVSFLIDFILHIDKHLEAFVVAYGPWVYALLFIIVFVETGVVVMPFLPGDSLLFIVGAMCGAGLMHFSIAVPVLLVAAILGDQCNYTIGRYLGPKVFQWEDSRWFNKRAFDQAHAFYERYGGVTIILARFMPFIRTFAPFVAGVAHMTRAKFTMFNVVGALIWVLGIVSAGYFFGNMEWVKANLEKIIWGLILVPGLIAIFGAWKAGRAEKQREAASSQG, encoded by the coding sequence TTGGAAATCGTCAGCTTTTTGATCGACTTCATCTTGCACATCGACAAGCATCTTGAAGCGTTTGTGGTGGCTTACGGGCCGTGGGTTTATGCGTTGCTGTTCATCATCGTGTTCGTGGAAACGGGCGTGGTGGTCATGCCGTTTCTGCCGGGTGATTCGCTGCTGTTCATCGTCGGCGCGATGTGCGGTGCGGGGCTGATGCATTTCTCGATTGCGGTGCCGGTGCTGCTGGTGGCGGCGATTCTGGGTGACCAGTGCAATTACACGATCGGTCGTTATCTCGGGCCCAAGGTCTTCCAATGGGAGGACTCGCGCTGGTTCAACAAGCGGGCCTTCGATCAGGCGCATGCGTTCTACGAGCGCTACGGCGGCGTGACCATCATTCTGGCGCGCTTCATGCCGTTCATCCGCACCTTCGCGCCGTTCGTGGCGGGCGTGGCGCACATGACGCGCGCGAAGTTCACCATGTTCAACGTGGTGGGGGCGCTGATCTGGGTGCTGGGCATTGTGTCGGCCGGTTATTTCTTCGGCAACATGGAATGGGTGAAGGCCAATTTGGAAAAGATCATCTGGGGCCTGATCCTGGTGCCGGGCCTGATCGCGATCTTCGGTGCGTGGAAGGCCGGTCGCGCCGAGAAGCAGCGCGAGGCGGCTTCTTCGCAGGGCTGA
- a CDS encoding AEC family transporter yields MLHAVNYAQLLLPDFSLILLGYLICRYTLLNRSVWQSVELLVYYLLFPTLLFQSILKSPIHIQEASSLIGAAVTLGALAIAMSYCLPWVPVLGKHLDRRDHAAAAQIGFRFNSYIMLALSERIIGAQGQLMMAVVIGICVPLFNIAAVWPMSRGSHRGFVGELVRNPLIVATIAGLACNFMGLSIPKLVEPIFTRIGSASLALGLMAAGAGLQLGELQRNKALTVSILSIRHLIQPIIAFFLARAFRLDQAQTIVLILLSASPTAPSAFVLAARMGYNGPYVAGLVTLSTMLGVLSLPFALSLLQ; encoded by the coding sequence ATGCTGCATGCCGTGAACTACGCCCAACTGCTGCTGCCCGATTTTTCGCTGATCCTGCTTGGCTACCTGATCTGCAGGTACACCCTGCTCAACCGCTCGGTGTGGCAGTCGGTGGAGCTGCTGGTGTACTACCTGCTGTTCCCCACGCTGCTGTTCCAGTCGATCCTCAAAAGCCCCATCCACATCCAAGAGGCATCAAGCCTGATCGGCGCTGCGGTCACCTTGGGCGCGCTCGCCATCGCCATGTCGTACTGCCTGCCCTGGGTGCCGGTGCTCGGCAAACATCTGGACCGGCGCGACCACGCAGCCGCCGCCCAGATCGGATTTCGCTTCAACTCCTACATCATGCTCGCACTGTCCGAGCGCATCATCGGCGCGCAAGGGCAACTCATGATGGCCGTGGTGATCGGCATCTGCGTGCCACTGTTCAACATCGCCGCCGTCTGGCCCATGTCGCGCGGCTCCCATCGCGGTTTCGTGGGTGAGCTGGTGCGCAACCCGCTGATCGTCGCAACGATTGCCGGCCTCGCCTGCAACTTCATGGGCCTGTCCATTCCCAAACTGGTCGAGCCCATCTTCACCCGCATCGGATCAGCCTCGCTCGCACTGGGCCTGATGGCCGCAGGCGCGGGTCTTCAACTCGGCGAACTCCAGCGCAACAAGGCACTCACGGTCTCGATCCTCTCCATCCGCCACCTGATCCAGCCCATCATCGCGTTCTTTCTGGCGCGCGCCTTCCGGCTCGATCAGGCGCAGACCATCGTGCTGATCCTGCTCTCCGCATCGCCCACCGCACCATCGGCCTTCGTGCTCGCCGCCCGCATGGGCTACAACGGCCCTTACGTCGCAGGACTGGTGACGCTCTCGACCATGCTCGGTGTGCTCAGCCTGCCGTTTGCTCTGAGCTTGCTTCAGTGA
- the queG gene encoding tRNA epoxyqueuosine(34) reductase QueG gives MWCSSQLVPQIQLWARELGFSQIGVAGVDLSSSEAGLLRWLESGFHGEMHYMQSHGLKRARPAELVPGTVSVITARMDYLPDSVPEGWQAIEFERLSRPQEGIVSMYARGRDYHKVLRARLQKLSDRIAQEVGPMGHRVFTDSAPVLECELASRSGQGWRGKHTLVLNREAGSMFFLGEIYVDLALEPTEPTTAHCGSCTACMTACPTQAIVGERTVDARRCISYLTIEHAGAIPEALRPLMANRIYGCDDCQLACPWNKFAQRSSLPDFDVRPGLEGNSLVRLFAWDEAEFLRRTEGSPIRRIGHERWLRNIAVAMGNALAMGEDADSRAALQARADHASDIVREHVAWALAQGVAAH, from the coding sequence ATGTGGTGCAGCAGTCAACTCGTTCCTCAAATTCAGCTCTGGGCTCGCGAACTGGGATTTTCCCAAATTGGCGTGGCCGGAGTGGATTTGTCGTCTTCTGAAGCAGGTTTGTTGCGCTGGCTGGAAAGCGGCTTTCATGGCGAGATGCACTACATGCAGTCGCATGGCCTCAAGCGCGCACGGCCTGCCGAGCTGGTTCCGGGCACGGTGAGCGTGATCACCGCACGCATGGATTACCTGCCCGATTCCGTTCCCGAAGGCTGGCAAGCGATTGAATTCGAGCGCCTGTCACGCCCGCAGGAAGGCATCGTTTCGATGTACGCGCGTGGCCGGGACTATCACAAGGTGCTGCGTGCGCGCCTGCAAAAACTCTCGGACCGGATCGCGCAGGAGGTCGGTCCGATGGGGCACCGCGTGTTCACCGACTCCGCTCCCGTGCTCGAATGCGAACTGGCCAGCCGCAGCGGCCAGGGCTGGCGCGGCAAGCACACGCTGGTGCTCAACCGCGAGGCCGGGTCGATGTTTTTTCTGGGCGAGATCTATGTCGATCTGGCGCTCGAACCCACCGAGCCGACCACCGCGCACTGTGGCAGTTGCACGGCCTGCATGACGGCCTGCCCGACGCAGGCCATCGTGGGCGAGCGAACCGTCGATGCGCGGCGCTGCATCTCCTACCTGACCATCGAGCACGCGGGTGCCATTCCCGAAGCGCTGCGCCCGCTGATGGCCAATCGCATCTACGGCTGTGATGACTGCCAACTGGCATGTCCATGGAACAAGTTCGCGCAGCGCAGTTCGCTGCCGGATTTCGACGTGCGACCGGGGCTCGAAGGCAACTCATTGGTGCGCTTGTTCGCATGGGACGAAGCTGAGTTTCTGCGCCGCACCGAAGGCAGCCCGATCCGCCGCATCGGCCATGAACGCTGGTTGCGCAACATTGCGGTGGCGATGGGGAATGCGCTGGCGATGGGCGAGGACGCTGACAGCCGCGCAGCCCTGCAAGCACGCGCCGATCACGCGAGTGACATCGTGCGCGAGCATGTGGCGTGGGCGCTGGCGCAAGGGGTTGCTGCTCACTGA
- a CDS encoding glycine zipper 2TM domain-containing protein yields the protein MKNIRIITATIVCATTFGLVGCASHPSNRQVGTGVGAVAGGLVGNAVFGGPVGTIGGAAAGALIGNEIGGRHDYDRRGYRR from the coding sequence ATGAAAAACATCCGCATCATCACCGCCACCATCGTCTGCGCGACCACATTCGGTCTCGTGGGTTGCGCATCGCATCCAAGCAACCGCCAGGTCGGTACCGGCGTTGGAGCCGTAGCGGGCGGTCTGGTGGGCAACGCCGTGTTCGGCGGCCCTGTGGGCACCATCGGCGGTGCAGCCGCTGGCGCTCTGATCGGCAACGAAATCGGCGGACGCCACGACTACGACCGCCGCGGTTATCGTCGCTGA
- the mutL gene encoding DNA mismatch repair endonuclease MutL, with the protein MNEANPNPSSPATPEALQRRPIRDLPDELISQIAAGEVVERPASAVRELVDNALDAGATQITVRLLAGGVRLIAVEDDGLGIPPEELPVALRRHATSKITNLHDLESVNTMGFRGEALAAIASVSETALLSRTQDQPNGFLLDARSGELRPAARSRGTTVEVKELFFSTPARRKFLKTDATELAHCVAAVRRHALARPDVGFAIWHEGKLVEQWRSTMDSADLHDDEKLQQGLERRLSDVLGADFIEESVAVQFKLGNVTVTGRAGVPDAARSRADQQFCYVNGRFVRDKVLTHAARSAYEDVLHGQKQPVYALFIEIDPLRVDVNVHPTKIEVRFRDSREVHQAVRHAVENALAVPRAQALAAAAEAANQPGQAPVVGGMAPASTSSGTPSAWAPTPNWKAQSTMPFEERVGNKVEDLQALWGAPKSANASANPFAAPLTQATPASAEAQASNINWQAAAPSAPTSESEASPWPLGRAVAQIHGVYILAESAQGMIIVDMHAAHERIVYERLKNQVIDESARIASQPLLIPATFAATPHEVAAAESNADTLALLGMEIAPFSPRTLAVRAVPTALAQGDPVELARSVLAELSQHDASTVVQRARNEILATMACHGAVRANRKLTLDEMNALLRQMEVTDRSDQCNHGRPTWRQLTMKELDGLFLRGR; encoded by the coding sequence GTGAACGAAGCCAATCCCAACCCCTCCTCTCCTGCCACTCCCGAAGCGCTCCAACGCCGTCCCATCCGCGATCTGCCTGATGAATTGATCAGCCAGATTGCCGCTGGCGAGGTGGTCGAGCGCCCTGCGTCCGCCGTGCGCGAACTGGTCGACAACGCGCTCGATGCAGGCGCCACGCAGATCACCGTGCGCCTGCTGGCCGGCGGCGTGCGGCTGATTGCGGTGGAGGACGATGGCCTTGGCATTCCGCCCGAGGAATTGCCGGTGGCGCTGCGCCGTCACGCGACCAGCAAGATCACGAATCTGCACGATCTGGAATCGGTCAACACCATGGGTTTTCGCGGCGAGGCGCTGGCTGCGATTGCGTCGGTGTCGGAAACTGCCCTGCTCTCGCGCACGCAGGATCAGCCCAACGGCTTTCTGCTGGATGCGCGCAGCGGCGAGTTGCGCCCTGCCGCACGCAGTCGCGGCACGACGGTGGAAGTCAAAGAGCTGTTCTTCTCCACGCCCGCGCGCCGCAAGTTTTTGAAGACCGATGCCACGGAACTCGCGCACTGCGTCGCGGCCGTGCGCCGCCATGCGCTGGCGCGGCCCGATGTGGGCTTTGCGATCTGGCATGAAGGCAAGCTGGTCGAGCAATGGCGCTCGACCATGGACAGCGCCGATCTGCATGACGACGAGAAGCTGCAGCAAGGTCTGGAGCGCCGGTTGAGCGATGTGCTGGGCGCGGACTTCATCGAGGAATCCGTGGCCGTGCAGTTCAAGCTCGGTAACGTGACCGTGACCGGCCGCGCAGGCGTGCCCGATGCGGCGCGTTCGCGTGCCGATCAGCAGTTCTGCTACGTCAATGGGCGTTTTGTGCGCGACAAGGTGCTCACCCACGCGGCCCGCAGCGCCTACGAAGACGTGCTGCACGGCCAGAAGCAGCCGGTCTATGCGCTGTTCATCGAGATTGATCCGCTGCGTGTCGATGTGAACGTGCACCCGACCAAGATCGAAGTGCGCTTTCGCGACAGCCGCGAGGTGCATCAGGCCGTGCGCCATGCCGTGGAAAATGCGCTTGCCGTCCCGCGTGCCCAAGCACTTGCAGCGGCGGCGGAAGCTGCCAATCAACCCGGACAAGCACCTGTGGTTGGCGGCATGGCTCCTGCCAGCACGTCTTCCGGAACCCCATCCGCATGGGCTCCGACGCCCAACTGGAAGGCCCAGTCCACCATGCCTTTCGAAGAGCGCGTGGGCAACAAGGTCGAGGATCTGCAGGCGCTGTGGGGCGCGCCGAAATCAGCGAATGCGTCGGCGAATCCGTTTGCAGCACCTTTGACTCAGGCAACGCCCGCCAGCGCCGAAGCGCAAGCGTCCAACATCAACTGGCAAGCGGCTGCTCCCAGCGCGCCCACAAGCGAATCCGAGGCCTCGCCTTGGCCGCTGGGCCGTGCAGTCGCGCAGATCCATGGCGTGTACATCCTCGCCGAGAGCGCGCAGGGCATGATCATCGTGGACATGCATGCGGCGCACGAGCGCATCGTCTACGAACGGCTCAAGAATCAGGTGATCGACGAATCGGCGCGCATTGCCAGCCAGCCGCTGCTGATTCCCGCGACCTTCGCCGCAACGCCGCACGAGGTCGCCGCAGCCGAATCGAATGCTGACACGCTGGCGTTGCTCGGCATGGAAATCGCGCCGTTCTCGCCGCGCACGCTGGCGGTTCGCGCCGTGCCGACCGCCCTCGCGCAGGGCGATCCGGTGGAACTGGCGCGCAGCGTGCTTGCAGAGCTGTCACAGCATGACGCCAGCACCGTCGTGCAACGCGCCCGCAATGAAATTCTGGCCACCATGGCCTGCCATGGGGCGGTGCGCGCCAACCGCAAGCTCACGCTCGACGAGATGAACGCGCTATTGCGTCAGATGGAGGTGACCGACCGCTCGGACCAATGCAACCACGGTCGGCCCACCTGGCGCCAACTCACGATGAAGGAGCTGGACGGGCTGTTTCTGCGCGGACGCTGA
- a CDS encoding tripartite tricarboxylate transporter substrate binding protein BugE produces MQRRHLMALALTMAAGTSFADGYPSKPIRLVVPFAPGGTTDIIGRVISDPLGKVLGQPVVVDNKGGGGGLIGATETARAAPDGYSLGVATVSTTAANPAINTKTPYNPITDFTPIINIAATPNIIAVNPNFPAKDYAGFIAEIKKNPGKYSYGSSGTGGIGHMLMELYKSLTGTFITHIPYRGAGPALNDVVAGQVPIMFDNLPSALPFIKAGKLVPIVVSAPQRLKELPNVPTFKEVGLEPVNRLAYYGLLGPKGMPKDIVDKLNEATRKSLEDPAVRKRIEDTGSIIVANTPDQFAQQIKAEFDVYKDVVKKQKLTLD; encoded by the coding sequence ATGCAACGCCGACACTTGATGGCTCTGGCTCTCACAATGGCCGCAGGCACATCATTCGCTGACGGATATCCCAGCAAACCCATTCGCCTGGTGGTTCCGTTCGCTCCCGGAGGAACAACCGACATCATCGGTCGCGTGATCTCGGACCCGCTCGGCAAGGTGCTGGGCCAGCCCGTGGTGGTGGACAACAAGGGCGGCGGTGGTGGCCTGATCGGTGCGACTGAAACCGCGCGCGCCGCACCCGATGGCTACTCGCTCGGCGTGGCAACGGTGTCGACGACGGCGGCCAATCCCGCGATCAACACCAAGACGCCTTACAACCCGATCACGGATTTCACGCCGATCATCAACATCGCGGCGACGCCCAACATCATTGCGGTGAACCCGAATTTCCCGGCCAAGGATTACGCGGGCTTCATTGCCGAGATCAAGAAGAACCCCGGCAAGTATTCCTACGGTTCGTCCGGCACGGGCGGCATCGGCCACATGCTGATGGAGCTGTACAAGAGCCTGACGGGCACGTTCATCACGCACATTCCGTATCGCGGCGCGGGTCCGGCGCTCAACGACGTGGTGGCGGGTCAGGTGCCGATCATGTTCGACAATCTGCCGTCCGCGCTGCCGTTCATCAAGGCCGGCAAGCTGGTGCCCATCGTGGTGTCCGCGCCCCAGCGCCTGAAGGAACTGCCGAATGTGCCGACCTTCAAGGAAGTGGGGCTGGAGCCGGTGAACCGCTTGGCCTACTACGGCTTGCTCGGCCCCAAGGGCATGCCCAAGGATATCGTCGACAAGCTGAACGAAGCCACGCGCAAGTCGCTGGAAGATCCGGCCGTGCGCAAGCGCATCGAGGACACCGGCTCGATCATCGTGGCCAACACGCCGGACCAGTTCGCGCAGCAGATCAAGGCCGAGTTCGACGTCTACAAGGACGTGGTGAAGAAGCAGAAGCTGACGCTCGATTGA
- a CDS encoding N-acetylmuramoyl-L-alanine amidase: MNDESPTDKASTSSRRALLKAGTLVLLLGTQQIARGASIVAVRVWPAQDYSRVAIESDTKLVTKHTFVETPPRLAVDIEGIDLNPQLKELVAKVRADDPNIAGIRVGQNSPGVVRMVMDLKHAARPQVFTLSPVAAYKHRLVFDLYPAQERDPLEALIAERLNDPKATVAQAPAPIDKPANAPHDPLGDLIAQRSEKPLQDRPTVAIAPPPAPLPPVTVAPTPAPAPVVVAAAPPPPAPVPAPPPARPPAPAPAPARAPSAPAVARATDRLIIVALDPGHGGEDPGAIGPNGTREKDVVLRIAHLLRDRINSTTIGGNPMRAFLTRDADFFVPLGTRVEKARRVQADLFVSIHADAFTTPAAKGASVFALSERGASSSAARWLANKENESDLIGGMNVTSQDQHVQKALLDMSTTAQINDSLKLGNVLLGEIGGFAKLHKPRVEQAGFAVLKAPDIPSVLVETAFISNPDEEAKLRSSVYQNQLADALMRGITRYFAKNPPLARSRTV; this comes from the coding sequence GTGAACGACGAGTCGCCCACCGACAAGGCTTCCACTTCTTCCCGCCGAGCACTGCTCAAGGCGGGCACTCTCGTGCTGCTGCTTGGCACGCAACAGATCGCGCGCGGCGCGTCCATCGTGGCCGTGCGCGTCTGGCCCGCGCAGGACTATTCGCGCGTGGCCATCGAGTCCGACACGAAACTGGTCACCAAGCACACCTTCGTCGAAACGCCGCCGCGCCTTGCCGTCGACATCGAAGGCATCGACCTGAATCCGCAGCTCAAGGAATTGGTCGCCAAGGTGCGCGCCGACGATCCGAACATCGCGGGCATCCGCGTGGGCCAGAACTCGCCCGGCGTGGTCCGCATGGTGATGGACTTGAAGCATGCTGCGCGCCCGCAGGTGTTCACGCTGTCGCCCGTGGCCGCGTACAAGCACCGGCTAGTGTTCGACCTGTATCCCGCGCAGGAACGCGATCCGCTCGAAGCACTGATCGCCGAACGGCTGAACGACCCCAAGGCCACGGTGGCGCAAGCACCCGCGCCCATCGACAAGCCAGCGAACGCGCCGCATGACCCGCTGGGCGACCTGATCGCACAGCGCAGCGAGAAGCCTTTGCAGGACAGGCCGACGGTGGCGATTGCACCGCCGCCAGCACCACTGCCACCCGTGACCGTAGCCCCCACACCAGCGCCCGCGCCGGTCGTGGTTGCCGCTGCGCCACCACCCCCTGCGCCCGTTCCGGCACCGCCTCCTGCTCGCCCACCTGCGCCCGCTCCAGCCCCGGCCAGAGCACCATCGGCACCCGCCGTTGCGCGGGCGACCGACCGGCTGATCATCGTGGCGCTCGATCCCGGTCATGGCGGTGAAGACCCCGGCGCCATCGGCCCGAACGGCACGCGCGAAAAAGACGTGGTGCTGCGCATCGCACACCTGCTGCGCGACCGCATCAATTCGACCACCATCGGCGGCAATCCCATGCGTGCGTTTCTGACGCGCGATGCCGACTTCTTCGTGCCGCTCGGCACCCGCGTGGAAAAGGCGCGTCGCGTGCAGGCCGACCTGTTCGTGAGCATTCATGCCGACGCCTTCACCACGCCCGCAGCCAAGGGCGCGAGCGTGTTTGCGCTCAGCGAACGCGGGGCTTCGAGTTCTGCCGCGCGCTGGTTGGCGAACAAGGAAAACGAGTCCGATCTGATCGGAGGGATGAACGTGACCTCGCAAGATCAGCACGTGCAAAAGGCCTTGCTGGACATGAGCACCACCGCGCAGATCAACGACAGCCTGAAGCTCGGCAACGTGCTGCTCGGCGAGATCGGCGGCTTTGCCAAGCTGCACAAGCCGCGCGTCGAACAGGCCGGGTTCGCGGTGCTCAAAGCGCCCGACATTCCCAGCGTGCTGGTCGAAACCGCCTTCATCAGCAACCCGGATGAAGAGGCCAAGCTGCGTTCTTCGGTATATCAGAACCAACTGGCCGACGCGCTCATGCGCGGCATCACACGCTACTTCGCGAAGAACCCGCCGCTGGCGCGCAGCCGCACGGTGTGA
- the tsaE gene encoding tRNA (adenosine(37)-N6)-threonylcarbamoyltransferase complex ATPase subunit type 1 TsaE, giving the protein MTAAPHHPQIVETSAPPPAEKSPLDASERLQMQWTSEEDTDVFARQLAALPETRNAFITLHGDLGAGKTTFVRHLLRALGVTGRIKSPTYAVVEPHQANGLDIWHFDFYRFNDPRELEDAGFRDIFASPGLKIAEWPEKAGSLTPTADIAIYIEALDDEKRRVTLEARTFSGKTLLKGLNV; this is encoded by the coding sequence TTGACTGCTGCACCACATCACCCGCAAATTGTAGAAACAAGTGCCCCCCCTCCAGCGGAAAAAAGCCCGCTGGATGCGTCGGAGCGCCTTCAAATGCAATGGACCAGCGAGGAAGACACCGATGTTTTCGCTCGCCAACTCGCCGCCTTGCCCGAAACGCGCAATGCCTTCATCACGCTGCATGGCGACCTCGGCGCGGGCAAGACCACCTTTGTGCGCCATCTTTTGCGCGCCCTTGGAGTAACAGGTCGTATCAAAAGCCCGACCTACGCGGTCGTCGAACCGCATCAGGCCAACGGTCTCGACATCTGGCATTTCGACTTCTATCGCTTCAACGATCCGCGTGAACTGGAGGATGCGGGCTTTCGCGACATCTTCGCGAGCCCCGGATTGAAGATCGCGGAATGGCCGGAAAAGGCTGGTTCTCTTACCCCGACTGCTGATATAGCTATTTACATTGAAGCATTGGACGATGAGAAACGACGCGTTACGCTTGAGGCGCGAACTTTTTCCGGCAAAACACTACTCAAGGGTTTGAACGTATGA